In Castanea sativa cultivar Marrone di Chiusa Pesio chromosome 6, ASM4071231v1, a single window of DNA contains:
- the LOC142637979 gene encoding uncharacterized protein LOC142637979 yields MAYSKTFLLLGLVFAVVLLVSSEVSARELAQETVQTDAVNEAKHGDHHGHKHKHEHEHKHRHGHGHHGKADGEKLEETDEN; encoded by the exons ATGGCTTACTCAAAGACTTTCCTTCTTCTTGGTCTTGTCTTTGCTGTGGTTCTTCTCGTCTCCTCCGAGGTCTCAGCTCGTGAGCTAGCTC AGGAGACTGTGCAAACTGACGCAGTGAATGAGGCCAAGCATGGTGATCATCATGGACACAAGCACAAGCACGAGCACGAACACAAACACCGCCATGGCCATGGACACCATGGCAAAGCTGATGGAGAGAAACTTGAAGAGACCGACGAAAATTAG